In Bacteroidota bacterium, a single window of DNA contains:
- a CDS encoding ABC-F family ATP-binding cassette domain-containing protein, with the protein MNLLSIENLSKSYGDKILFDNISFGISKGEKVALIARNGAGKSTLLKIIAGKETPDSGLVTFRKDINVEFLEQEPYMDNTKTVLEVIFDVDNPSVQLMRDYELMLEKDQLNHTPETARELERLSGLISDANAWDYECVCDRYCRD; encoded by the coding sequence ATGAATCTCCTCTCAATCGAGAATCTCTCAAAGTCATATGGAGATAAAATACTGTTTGATAATATTAGTTTTGGAATATCGAAGGGCGAAAAGGTTGCTTTGATTGCAAGAAACGGCGCGGGAAAAAGTACGTTGCTAAAAATTATTGCAGGAAAAGAAACTCCGGATAGCGGACTTGTTACTTTTAGAAAAGACATCAATGTGGAATTCCTCGAGCAGGAACCATATATGGATAATACAAAAACTGTTCTTGAAGTTATTTTTGATGTTGATAATCCATCGGTGCAACTGATGCGTGATTATGAACTGATGCTTGAAAAAGATCAGTTGAATCATACTCCAGAAACTGCACGTGAACTTGAAAGATTGTCGGGATTGATCAGTGATGCAAATGCATGGGATTATGAGTGCGTGTGCGACAGGTATTGTCGCGATTGA
- a CDS encoding ABC-F family ATP-binding cassette domain-containing protein yields MNIHNLDQPIRQLSGGQKKRIALAKALIDPADILIMDEPTNHLDVEMVEWLEDFLTRSQLSLILVTHDRYFLENITDKIIEMENGNIYSYEGNYSYFLEKKEEREFNETRERDKARNIMRTELEWMRRMPKARGTKSKARIDSFYELKNKAAGKKAEGKMELDVKMNRIGGKVIELKKVYKGFDNLPILQGFDYTFKTGERIGIVGKNGAGKSTFLNLLVGLEQPDSGKINVGETIVFGYYSQQGLEVKEDKRVIEVVKEHAEVIQLSDGSKVSAGQFLQLFQFPPEVQYTYVSKLSGGERRRLHLLTVLIKNPNFLILDEPTNDLDLLTLGILEEFLMNYTGCLLVVSHDRYFMDKLVDHLFIFEGEGKIRDYNGCYSEYRMAEDEKEKISLKPKPKNQEPSFDETKKTEVSNKKKMTFKEKFELETIEKQLSHLETEKDELTKKLSSGGGSHTELVEWANRMEVILKEIDEKSLRWLELSEIAG; encoded by the coding sequence TTGAATATTCATAACCTCGATCAACCGATCCGACAGTTGTCGGGTGGACAGAAAAAAAGAATTGCTCTTGCAAAGGCATTGATCGATCCGGCTGATATACTCATCATGGATGAGCCAACGAATCACCTGGACGTTGAAATGGTGGAATGGCTTGAAGATTTTCTGACGCGTTCGCAGTTGTCGCTTATACTTGTAACTCACGACAGATATTTTCTTGAGAACATTACGGATAAGATCATTGAGATGGAGAATGGAAACATTTATTCATACGAAGGAAATTATTCTTATTTCTTAGAAAAGAAAGAAGAACGTGAATTCAATGAGACTCGTGAACGTGATAAGGCACGCAACATTATGCGCACAGAATTGGAATGGATGCGCAGAATGCCAAAGGCAAGAGGCACAAAATCAAAAGCACGTATCGATTCATTTTATGAATTGAAGAATAAAGCAGCAGGAAAAAAAGCAGAAGGTAAAATGGAACTCGATGTGAAAATGAATCGCATCGGAGGTAAAGTTATTGAACTGAAAAAAGTTTATAAAGGATTTGATAATCTTCCGATCTTACAAGGTTTCGATTATACTTTTAAAACCGGAGAACGAATTGGGATAGTCGGAAAGAATGGTGCAGGGAAGTCAACTTTTTTGAATTTGCTCGTCGGACTTGAACAACCTGATTCAGGAAAGATCAATGTCGGGGAAACGATCGTGTTCGGATATTATTCGCAGCAAGGCCTGGAAGTGAAAGAAGATAAGCGTGTGATTGAAGTTGTAAAGGAACATGCAGAAGTCATTCAGTTGAGTGACGGATCAAAAGTTTCTGCCGGACAATTTTTGCAGTTGTTTCAGTTTCCACCTGAAGTTCAATACACATATGTCAGTAAACTCAGTGGTGGCGAAAGAAGACGTTTGCATTTGCTTACTGTGTTGATCAAGAATCCTAACTTTTTAATTCTTGATGAACCTACAAATGATCTTGATCTTTTAACATTGGGAATTCTTGAAGAGTTTCTGATGAATTACACCGGATGTTTATTAGTTGTTTCCCATGACCGGTATTTTATGGATAAGCTTGTTGACCATCTTTTTATTTTTGAAGGCGAAGGAAAGATCCGTGATTACAATGGCTGCTATTCAGAATACAGAATGGCTGAAGATGAGAAAGAAAAAATCTCGCTAAAACCTAAACCGAAAAATCAGGAACCATCATTTGATGAAACTAAGAAAACTGAAGTTTCAAATAAGAAGAAGATGACGTTCAAAGAGAAATTTGAACTTGAAACTATTGAAAAGCAATTGTCACATCTCGAAACAGAAAAGGATGAGTTGACAAAAAAACTAAGTAGTGGTGGAGGAAGTCATACTGAATTGGTGGAATGGGCCAACAGGATGGAAGTTATACTTAAGGAAATTGACGAGAAATCACTTCGTTGGCTTGAACTTTCAGAAATAGCCGGTTAA
- a CDS encoding SemiSWEET transporter, producing the protein MQNTIGLLAGILTAIASLPQLIKIIKEKKPTDLSAFMLIILIAGFCFWIWYGILKDDLPILITNSFSLIVNSSILGLKFYYGKR; encoded by the coding sequence ATGCAAAACACAATAGGTCTGCTTGCAGGTATTCTAACTGCAATCGCTTCCTTGCCTCAATTGATCAAAATCATAAAAGAAAAGAAACCCACAGATCTTTCTGCATTCATGCTGATCATATTGATAGCAGGATTTTGCTTCTGGATCTGGTATGGAATACTCAAAGACGACCTCCCTATTCTGATAACCAATAGCTTCTCGCTCATCGTAAATTCATCTATTCTGGGTCTGAAGTTCTACTACGGTAAAAGATAA
- a CDS encoding M23 family metallopeptidase, which yields MYITHPNGYVTVYGHLQKFTQPVNEYIRKIQYEKQVFELDVNLKPKDFVVKQDEVIAYSGASGSAEGPHLHFEIRDEQTEEPINPFLFGLHVFDGLAPELKCIRIYPTMEAGIVNKTDSSVVYETQNVDGILMLNTTDIVQAFGYVSFGVGATDRIDNSQAVLGIYSWQ from the coding sequence TTGTACATCACACATCCGAATGGATATGTAACGGTATATGGTCATTTGCAAAAATTCACTCAACCTGTTAATGAATACATCCGGAAAATTCAATATGAGAAACAAGTTTTCGAACTGGATGTAAATCTAAAACCTAAAGACTTTGTTGTAAAACAGGACGAAGTGATTGCATATAGTGGTGCATCAGGAAGTGCTGAAGGTCCGCATTTACATTTTGAAATTCGTGATGAGCAGACTGAAGAGCCGATTAATCCGTTTTTATTTGGCTTACATGTTTTCGATGGACTGGCACCTGAATTAAAATGTATCCGCATCTATCCGACGATGGAAGCAGGAATTGTAAATAAGACAGACAGTTCAGTTGTATATGAAACACAAAATGTAGATGGAATTTTAATGTTGAATACTACTGATATTGTTCAGGCATTTGGTTACGTTAGTTTCGGAGTTGGTGCAACAGACCGTATCGATAATTCACAGGCTGTATTGGGAATTTATTCATGGCAATAA